Proteins encoded together in one Shewanella oneidensis MR-1 window:
- a CDS encoding NAD(P)/FAD-dependent oxidoreductase has translation MKNIAIVGTGISGLTCAHLLSQANKVTVFEANDYIGGHTATVDVDYQGKTYAIDTGFIVFNDRTYPLFERLLARLNVSILPTEMSFSVHNVLTGLEYNGHHFASLFAQKRNLLNPRFWAFLNEIVRFNKSCKAIYQQDQYPDTNLGNFLDRERFSAFFAEHYILPMGAAIWSSSIEDMRAFSLRFFIRFFEHHGLLNVTDRPQWYVLKGGSRSYIPDLIAPFKDNLHLNSPVSSIERHEDCVKLCVNGQWYEFDEVILACHSDQALGMLTDATSAEKAILGDLQYQNNEVVLHTDTRILPKRKAAWASWNYRLDGDKKRPASVTYNMNILQRLPADAPTFCVTLNQSELIDESKILRRFNYAHPVFNERSLLAQARREEISGQNRTHFAGAYWHNGFHEDGVRSAVEVCDHFGVSL, from the coding sequence ATGAAAAATATTGCCATTGTAGGTACAGGGATTTCAGGTTTGACCTGCGCCCACTTGTTGAGTCAGGCCAACAAGGTAACGGTTTTTGAAGCTAATGATTATATCGGTGGCCACACTGCCACTGTGGATGTGGATTATCAAGGTAAAACCTATGCGATAGATACCGGATTTATCGTATTTAACGATAGAACTTATCCCCTTTTCGAGCGTTTGTTGGCGCGTCTTAATGTCAGTATTTTGCCGACTGAGATGAGTTTTAGCGTGCACAATGTGCTCACAGGGCTTGAATACAATGGCCATCACTTTGCGAGTTTGTTTGCTCAAAAGCGTAACCTTCTGAATCCGCGCTTTTGGGCCTTTTTAAATGAAATTGTTCGGTTTAATAAAAGCTGCAAGGCTATTTATCAGCAGGATCAATATCCTGATACCAACCTAGGGAATTTCCTCGACAGAGAGCGCTTTTCAGCTTTTTTTGCAGAGCACTATATTTTGCCAATGGGCGCGGCAATTTGGTCGTCAAGTATTGAAGATATGCGTGCTTTTTCGCTGCGCTTTTTTATCCGTTTCTTCGAGCATCACGGACTGTTAAATGTGACTGACAGACCACAATGGTATGTGCTGAAGGGCGGCTCTCGCAGTTATATTCCTGATTTAATTGCACCATTTAAAGATAACCTCCATTTAAACAGCCCAGTCAGTTCAATTGAACGCCATGAAGATTGTGTCAAGTTGTGTGTCAATGGTCAGTGGTATGAATTTGATGAAGTAATATTGGCTTGCCATAGTGATCAAGCGCTTGGGATGCTAACCGATGCAACCTCCGCCGAAAAAGCCATTTTGGGCGACTTACAGTATCAAAATAATGAAGTGGTATTGCATACGGATACCCGCATTTTACCTAAGCGTAAAGCGGCTTGGGCAAGTTGGAATTATCGCTTAGATGGCGATAAAAAACGCCCCGCATCAGTGACATATAATATGAATATCCTGCAGCGCTTGCCCGCAGATGCGCCTACGTTTTGTGTGACGCTCAATCAGAGCGAGCTCATTGATGAGTCGAAAATTCTGCGTCGTTTCAACTATGCTCATCCTGTCTTTAACGAACGTAGTTTACTGGCACAGGCAAGGCGGGAAGAGATTTCTGGCCAAAACCGTACCCATTTTGCAGGGGCCTATTGGCACAATGGTTTCCATGAGGATGGTGTACGCAGTGCAGTAGAAGTTTGCGACCATTTTGGGGTCAGTCTATGA
- a CDS encoding SDR family NAD(P)-dependent oxidoreductase translates to MASLLSKKINTVLVTGASSGIGLQLAKDYLALGWHVIACGRDATKLDLLAQTELIGATCLSFDVTDRLQVQQTASELGDMLSSSECLLDVVILNAGSCEYIDDAKHFDDQLFERVIHTNLIAMGYCLGAFLPLMPKSAQLALMSSSAIYLPFPRAEAYGASKAGVKYLAASLSLDLAQDNIGVSVICPGFVATPLTAKNDFAMPMQIDVHEASLAIRVGIERGDAEIHFPKRFTYLLKLMSFLPAFVWQKMIQRDSQAQALKGTKR, encoded by the coding sequence ATGGCCTCTTTACTCAGCAAAAAAATCAACACAGTGCTGGTAACAGGGGCAAGCTCCGGTATCGGTTTGCAGTTAGCGAAGGATTATTTGGCCTTAGGTTGGCATGTGATTGCCTGTGGCCGTGACGCCACAAAACTTGATTTGTTGGCGCAGACTGAATTGATAGGCGCCACTTGCTTGAGTTTTGATGTTACTGATCGCCTTCAAGTCCAGCAGACGGCCTCTGAGCTAGGCGATATGCTCTCAAGTAGTGAATGTCTATTAGATGTTGTTATCCTCAACGCAGGTAGTTGTGAGTATATCGACGATGCAAAACATTTTGACGATCAGCTCTTTGAGCGGGTAATTCATACTAACTTGATTGCGATGGGCTACTGTTTAGGGGCATTTTTACCTCTAATGCCAAAGAGCGCGCAATTAGCCTTGATGAGTTCCAGCGCGATTTATTTGCCTTTTCCCCGTGCAGAGGCTTATGGCGCATCTAAAGCGGGCGTTAAGTACTTGGCCGCGAGTCTCTCACTCGATCTTGCGCAAGATAATATTGGTGTCAGCGTGATTTGCCCAGGATTTGTGGCAACACCTTTAACCGCCAAAAATGACTTTGCCATGCCAATGCAAATTGATGTGCATGAGGCTTCGCTGGCGATTCGTGTTGGAATAGAACGCGGTGATGCAGAGATCCATTTTCCAAAACGATTTACTTATTTACTGAAATTGATGTCATTTTTACCTGCATTTGTATGGCAAAAAATGATCCAAAGAGATAGCCAAGCACAAGCGCTAAAGGGCACCAAAAGATGA
- a CDS encoding nuclear transport factor 2 family protein has protein sequence MINQAKIEHSGLVDDFIGLYQALNKDNLHLLAEVYDDNICFIDPMHQVNGLNALTQYFAKLYQNIGYIHFEIKEVLQDDTQASLFWQMQYRHPKLNKGEVVRVDGMSQLKFHQRIYFHRDYFDLGQMLYEHLPCMGGLIRLLKDRAAK, from the coding sequence ATGATAAACCAAGCGAAGATTGAGCATAGCGGATTAGTAGATGATTTTATCGGCCTCTATCAAGCGTTAAACAAGGACAACCTGCATCTACTTGCAGAGGTCTATGATGACAATATTTGTTTTATCGATCCTATGCATCAAGTGAATGGCCTAAACGCGCTGACACAGTATTTTGCCAAGCTTTATCAAAATATCGGCTATATTCATTTTGAAATCAAAGAAGTATTACAGGATGACACCCAAGCCTCGCTGTTTTGGCAAATGCAATATCGTCATCCTAAGCTCAATAAAGGAGAGGTAGTTCGGGTTGATGGGATGAGCCAGCTTAAGTTTCATCAGCGGATTTATTTTCATCGGGATTATTTCGACCTTGGGCAAATGCTGTATGAGCATTTGCCTTGTATGGGCGGGCTTATCCGTCTGCTTAAAGACCGAGCTGCAAAGTAA
- a CDS encoding YbgA family protein, with protein sequence MYKFNPQRIQIGISACLLGEKVRFDGGHKNSSYCNQEIASFFDYVPICPEMAIGLGAPRKSIRLVRDGEQIRVQSGDGSLDVTEKLNDFSERKVEELDFLGGYLLCAKSPTCGMERVTEYKIGTNNGSKSGIGVFARKLMERYPHLPVEEEGRLHDMVLRENFFTRVYAYHDWHKMRHEGLTKHKLVKFHSRYKYLLMAHSPKWYRELGPIVANIEDIEATADCYFTGFMAALKINATRKNHTSTLQHIQGYFKKHLTKEQKLELSEMIMKYRQGLLPLLVPITLINHYLRQFPTPYIEDQVYLNPHPEELKLRYAY encoded by the coding sequence ATGTACAAGTTTAATCCACAGCGTATTCAAATAGGGATTAGTGCCTGCCTCTTAGGAGAAAAGGTTCGTTTTGATGGCGGTCATAAAAATTCCTCCTATTGTAATCAAGAAATTGCATCATTTTTTGATTATGTTCCTATTTGTCCAGAAATGGCGATTGGTCTAGGTGCACCCCGTAAAAGTATTCGTTTAGTACGCGATGGTGAGCAAATTCGAGTACAGAGTGGGGATGGTAGCTTGGATGTCACCGAAAAACTCAATGATTTTAGTGAGCGCAAAGTAGAAGAGTTAGATTTTTTAGGGGGGTACCTGCTGTGTGCTAAATCCCCAACCTGCGGAATGGAACGTGTGACAGAGTACAAGATTGGCACCAATAACGGCTCTAAATCCGGTATTGGCGTATTTGCCCGCAAATTGATGGAACGTTATCCCCATTTACCGGTTGAAGAAGAAGGGCGTTTGCACGATATGGTGCTGCGGGAAAACTTTTTTACAAGGGTCTATGCCTATCACGATTGGCACAAGATGCGTCACGAGGGGCTAACTAAGCATAAGTTAGTGAAATTTCACTCCCGTTATAAGTACTTATTAATGGCCCATAGTCCCAAATGGTATCGCGAGCTTGGGCCCATTGTGGCCAATATTGAGGATATTGAAGCGACCGCTGACTGCTATTTTACCGGCTTTATGGCCGCCTTAAAAATCAATGCGACCCGTAAAAACCATACCAGCACCTTACAGCATATTCAGGGCTATTTTAAAAAGCATTTAACCAAGGAGCAAAAGCTAGAGCTGTCAGAGATGATTATGAAGTATCGTCAAGGACTCTTGCCACTATTGGTACCTATCACCTTGATTAATCACTACTTAAGACAATTTCCAACACCTTATATTGAAGATCAAGTGTACTTAAATCCTCATCCAGAGGAATTAAAGTTACGTTACGCCTATTAG
- the phrB gene encoding deoxyribodipyrimidine photo-lyase, whose translation MSVNQNRSGKHALMWFRQDLRLTDNQAFTAACDWVRQHHAAKLKAIYIATPSQWHQHDIAPIQLDFIQRHVNLLAQGLVSLGVEFELIQLDSFRDIPAFLTSYCEEHSIGRVFAGQEPEINEQKRDQACVEAGIPLSLSDEHCLLPPGTVLNLSGDMYRVFTPFSRKWREVAAKQAILPLGVPAPLGSILSEPKPLFFKNIGSTYLAASKDIASSKKGFNQTAPNPLISSEQWAAGEGQAKRLLNQFIQQKVQDYKQDRDFPAIDGTSVISPYLAIGVLSPRQCVAALLQRFPEVIVDDTSPGRTWLNELIWREFYRHLLVAFPDLSKGNNFNRQADHVLWRNNQSEFLAWCEGKTGYPIVDAAMRQLNQTGWMHNRLRMVVASFLTKHLLIDWRWGERYFRQHLIDGDLAANNGGWQWSAGCGCDAQPYFRIFNPMSQSEKFDPDGRFIRKYLPELASWGVTRLHQPNQQKMPSLFEAPLFASQADYPNAIVEHNAARARALTVLGVLKKA comes from the coding sequence ATGAGCGTTAATCAAAACAGGTCGGGGAAACATGCATTAATGTGGTTTCGGCAAGATCTGCGCCTTACCGATAATCAAGCGTTTACGGCCGCCTGTGATTGGGTAAGGCAACATCATGCCGCCAAGCTTAAAGCGATTTACATCGCCACCCCAAGTCAATGGCATCAGCATGATATCGCGCCAATTCAACTCGACTTTATTCAGCGGCATGTGAATCTACTGGCCCAAGGACTGGTGAGCTTAGGGGTTGAATTTGAACTCATTCAACTCGATAGCTTTAGAGATATTCCCGCATTTTTAACGAGTTATTGTGAAGAGCATAGTATTGGACGGGTATTTGCAGGACAAGAACCTGAGATCAATGAGCAAAAGCGCGATCAAGCTTGTGTTGAAGCGGGAATTCCTTTGTCACTTAGTGATGAACATTGCTTATTACCACCGGGAACCGTGCTTAATTTAAGTGGTGACATGTATCGGGTGTTCACTCCTTTTAGTCGCAAGTGGCGAGAGGTTGCCGCAAAACAGGCCATTTTGCCGCTAGGTGTGCCCGCGCCGCTAGGCTCTATCTTGTCTGAGCCTAAGCCATTATTTTTTAAAAATATCGGGTCGACTTATTTAGCTGCGAGTAAGGACATTGCGTCATCTAAAAAAGGCTTCAATCAAACCGCACCAAATCCGCTTATCTCGAGTGAGCAGTGGGCGGCAGGTGAAGGGCAAGCCAAGCGGCTGCTTAATCAATTTATTCAGCAAAAAGTGCAAGACTATAAGCAAGATAGAGATTTCCCCGCCATTGATGGCACCAGTGTTATCTCCCCTTATTTGGCGATTGGCGTACTCAGCCCAAGGCAATGTGTCGCGGCGCTATTACAACGTTTCCCTGAAGTCATTGTTGATGACACAAGCCCAGGGCGAACATGGCTAAATGAGCTGATTTGGCGGGAGTTCTACCGTCATTTGCTGGTGGCTTTTCCTGATTTATCAAAGGGAAACAACTTTAATCGCCAAGCCGATCATGTGCTGTGGCGTAATAATCAAAGTGAGTTTTTAGCTTGGTGTGAGGGCAAAACAGGCTATCCGATAGTGGATGCGGCCATGCGGCAACTTAATCAAACGGGCTGGATGCATAATCGTCTGCGTATGGTGGTGGCGAGCTTTTTAACCAAACACTTGCTTATTGATTGGCGTTGGGGGGAGCGGTATTTCCGCCAGCATCTTATCGACGGCGATCTGGCGGCTAACAACGGTGGCTGGCAGTGGTCAGCTGGATGCGGTTGTGATGCGCAGCCGTACTTTCGGATTTTTAATCCTATGAGCCAGAGCGAAAAGTTTGATCCAGATGGCCGCTTTATTCGTAAGTACTTACCAGAACTCGCATCTTGGGGCGTGACGCGATTGCACCAACCCAATCAGCAAAAAATGCCTTCGTTGTTTGAAGCACCGTTATTTGCATCGCAAGCGGATTATCCCAATGCGATTGTTGAGCACAATGCAGCAAGGGCAAGGGCGCTGACGGTACTAGGTGTGCTGAAAAAGGCTTAG
- a CDS encoding MerR family transcriptional regulator: MEDHNLELAADNPCSSQLLPIGEVSRLTGVNAVTLRAWQRRFGLVIPERTPKGHRLYNAENIKQIHEINAWLAKGVAISKVKPLLMSSAKALDVASAQSQKSDIWHQQILALNAALFELDQLTFHQILDETLGLYPFQLVKQKLLHAWFAQLMPLLEPRLDVELLLAWLDSELASRIGGRLSAAGLASSPQIALVRLPYVTSQKNTEPTLASSSSLTNRLSFLVILLELAELKVTVINLGVQHISSLGLINNRLKVDALVLLPEANHSLSKQTELQTLLDTMPLACYLIGPFAPTLTALSGFIAPNVADLIGQIATAKQHHKKQHRRQKIMANAEQIQGGIVDER, encoded by the coding sequence ATGGAAGATCATAATTTAGAGCTTGCAGCTGATAATCCCTGCAGTAGCCAATTACTGCCGATCGGTGAGGTGTCGCGGCTTACTGGCGTTAATGCGGTGACATTAAGGGCTTGGCAGCGCCGTTTTGGGCTTGTTATCCCTGAACGTACTCCCAAGGGGCACAGGTTGTATAATGCCGAAAATATTAAACAAATTCATGAGATTAATGCATGGTTAGCAAAAGGCGTTGCCATCAGTAAGGTAAAACCATTATTGATGAGTTCGGCTAAAGCGCTCGATGTCGCGAGTGCGCAATCTCAAAAGTCAGACATTTGGCATCAGCAGATATTAGCGTTAAATGCTGCACTTTTTGAGTTAGATCAGCTCACGTTTCACCAAATTTTGGATGAAACCTTGGGCTTATATCCATTTCAATTGGTTAAACAAAAACTGCTACATGCTTGGTTTGCACAATTAATGCCTTTACTGGAGCCGCGTTTAGATGTTGAGCTGCTGCTTGCTTGGTTAGACAGTGAGTTAGCTAGCCGTATCGGTGGGCGTTTAAGCGCGGCGGGGCTAGCAAGTTCGCCCCAGATTGCGTTAGTGCGTTTGCCTTATGTTACATCGCAAAAAAATACAGAGCCTACTCTTGCGTCCAGTTCAAGCCTTACTAACCGTTTATCTTTCCTCGTAATATTATTGGAGCTTGCCGAGTTAAAAGTCACTGTGATTAATCTTGGCGTGCAACATATCAGCAGTCTTGGGCTTATCAATAACAGACTTAAGGTTGATGCTTTAGTGTTATTACCAGAGGCAAATCATTCGCTATCAAAGCAAACTGAGCTACAAACCTTGCTCGACACAATGCCACTGGCTTGCTACCTCATAGGTCCCTTTGCGCCCACATTAACTGCATTATCAGGTTTTATTGCCCCGAATGTAGCCGACTTGATTGGACAAATCGCCACCGCGAAGCAGCACCACAAAAAGCAGCACCGCAGACAGAAAATCATGGCTAACGCCGAACAAATTCAAGGAGGGATTGTCGATGAGCGTTAA